One Setaria italica strain Yugu1 chromosome II, Setaria_italica_v2.0, whole genome shotgun sequence DNA segment encodes these proteins:
- the LOC101758308 gene encoding putative aldehyde oxidase-like protein isoform X1 codes for MAETETTMVAVVERVVFALNGRRYEVAGADPSTRLLEFIRTRTPFKGTKLGCGEGGCGACVVLIAKYNPTTDEVTEFTASSCLTLLYSINFCSVLTTEGLGNTQDGFHAVQKRMSGFHASQCGFCTPGMCMSIFTSLINADKSKRPEPPKGFSKLKVSEAEKAFSGNLCRCTGYRPIVDACKSFASDVDLEDLGLNIFWKRSDKNPDASELPSYTLGGGVCTFPDFLKSEIKSSLDHLNVACIPASREGWYHPRSIKEYYELIDSCLCSDSVKMVVGNTSTGVPGYKDQDLYNKYIDIGGIPELSNIVKRESGFEIGAATTISRTIEILMQECESISSPNGSVVFRKLADHMSKVATPFVRNTASIGGNIILAQKYPFPSDIATILLGAGTTVCLQDVAGQRQITLEEFLEQPPLDSTTLLLSIFIPHWVSDYQAETSLLFETYRAAPRPLGNAVSYVNCAFLGLSSVDERSDTLVFSNLRLAFGAYGTEHAIRAKKVEKFLTGKSLTASVVLRAVQLLRETIVPMEGTSHPEYRVSAAVGFLFSFLSPLAKGIPEPGKALTSGSSDSADTDDVRNLPLSSRREKISNNDSKPVGEPIKKYAVELQASGEAVYVDDIPAPKNCLYGEFIYSTQPLAYVKSIKFKSSLASEKIIDVVSAKDIPSGGENIGSSFIWGDEPLFGDPIAEYAGQALGVVIAETQRYADMAAKQVIIEYDTKGLSPPILTVEQAVENSSYFSVPPEYYPKEVGDVMRGMAEADHKIPSTEVKFASEYYFYMETQTALAIPDEDNTLVVYSSSQCPELAQTVIARCLGIPFSNVRVITRRVGGGFGGKAFRSFQVATAAALCAYKLRRPVRMYLNRNTDMVMIGGRHPVKARYSVGFKSDGKITALHLDLLINAGISEDASPSIPRVIISSVKKYNWGALSFDFKLCKTNNSSKSIMRAPGDTQGSLIADAIIEHVASVLSLDANSVREKNFHTYDTLQLFYPDSAGEASTYTLHSIFDRLVSTSSYLDRAESIKMFNSSNKWRKRGISCVPLIFRAEPRAAPGRVSVLNDGSIVVEIGGIEIGQGLWTKVQQTTAFALGKLWPDGVEGFLERVRVLQADTLNLIQGGLTAGSTSSESSCAATLQVCNMLVDRLKPVLDRLQQQSEDVSWDTLISQASKENVNLSASAYWVPGQDSNKYLNYGAGISEVEIDLLTGAITLLRGDLVYDCGKSLNPAVDLGQIEGSFIQGIGFFIYEEYVTNSDGLMISNSTWDYKIPSVDIIPKQFNAEVLNTGYHKNRVLSSKASGEPALIAASSVHCALREAIRAARREFANSTGSGSSPLEFQMDVPAPMTLVKELCGFDIVDKYLESLSNYERAAGA; via the exons ATGGCGGAGACGGAGACGAcgatggtggcggtggtggagagggTGGTGTTCGCGCTGAACGGGCGGCGGTACGAGGTGGCCGGAGCTGACCCGTCGACGAGGTTGCTGGAGTTCATCCGAACCCGTACGCCGTTCAAGGGCACCAAGCTCGGCTGCGGCGAAG GCGGTTGTGGGGCTTGTGTTGTCCTTATAGCGAAGTATAACCCCACGACAGATGAAGTGACTGAATTCACCGCAAGTTCATGTCTGACACTTCTTTACAGTATAAATTTCTGTTCAGTTCTTACTACTGAGGGTCTGGGGAATACCCAAGATGGCTTTCATGCTGTTCAGAAGAGGATGTCCGGGTTTCATGCCTCTCAGTGTGGCTTCTGCACTCCTGGAATGTGCATGTCTATTTTCACCTCCCTTATCAATGCTGACAAATCCAAGAGGCCTGAACCACCAAAAGGGTTCTCAAAGCTAAAAGTATCAGAAGCAGAAAAGGCTTTCTCAGGCAACCTGTGTAGATGCACTGGTTACCGTCCAATTGTTGATGCCTGCAAAAGTTTTGCATCAGATGTTGACTTGGAGGATTTGGGTCTTAATATATTCTGGAAGAGAAGCGATAAGAATCCAGATGCTAGTGAATTGCCAAGTTACACTCTTGGTGGCGGAGTCTGCACTTTCCCAGATTTCCTAAAATCTGAGATAAAATCTTCCCTTGATCATTTGAATGTTGCTTGTATTCCCGCATCCAGGGAGGGCTGGTATCATCCGAGAAGTATCAAAGAGTACTATGAGCTAATAGATTCTTGTCTATGTAGTGACTCTGTCAAAATGGTTGTTGGGAATACTAGTACCGGTGTACCAGGATACAAGGATCAAGACCTCTACAATAAGTATATTGATATAGGTGGCATTCCAGAACTTTCAAATATTGTGAAAAGAGAGTCGGGCTTTGAAATTGGAGCAGCTACAACAATTTCTAGGACCATTGAGATACTGATGCAAGAATGTGAATCTATATCCTCTCCAAATGGCAGTGTGGTTTTCAGAAAACTTGCTGACCACATGAGTAAAGTTGCCACACCATTTGTCCGTAACACAGCTAGTATTGGAGGAAACATAATCTTGGCACAAAAATACCCATTTCCTTCAGACATTGCAACCATACTTCTCGGTGCTGGCACAACTGTTTGTCTTCAGGATGTTGCAGGACAAAGGCAAATTACTTTGGAAGAGTTCCTAGAGCAGCCTCCTTTGGATTCTACTACTTTACTACTGAGCATATTTATTCCTCATTGGGTTTCAGATTATCAGGCAGAAACAAGTTTGTTATTTGAAACTTACCGAGCAGCACCTCGTCCTCTTGGCAATGCTGTTTCATATGTAAATTGTGCTTTCTTAGGGCTTTCTTCTGTGGATGAACGATCAGACACTCTTGTATTTAGTAATCTGCGCTTGGCTTTTGGTGCATATGGAACAGAACATGCTATTAGAGCAAAGAAGGTGGAGAAATTCCTAACTGGTAAATCACTCACTGCATCGGTTGTGCTTAGAGCAGTTCAGTTACTCAGAGAAACAATTGTACCAATGGAGGGAACATCACATCCTGAATATAGAGTCAGTGCAGCTGTTGGATTTCTCTTCAGTTTCCTATCTCCGCTTGCCAAAGGTATCCCAGAGCCTGGAAAAGCCTTGACCAGTGGTTCATCCGATTCAGCAGATACAGATGATGTACGCAACCTGCCATTGTCATCACGTCGAGAAAAAATTTCCAACAACGATTCTAAACCAGTTGGTGAGCCGATTAAGAAGTATGCTGTTGAACTTCAAGCTTCTG GCGAGGCAgtttatgtggatgacattcCCGCTCCAAAGAATTGCCTCTATGGGGAATTTATTTACAGCACACAACCTCTTGCTTATGTCAAGAGTATTAAATTCAAATCGTCTTTAGCATCAGAGAAGATAATTGATGTTGTTTCTGCGAAGGATATTCCAAGTGGAGGAGAAAATATTGGATCAAGCTTCATATGGGGGGATGAGCCATTGTTTGGCGATCCAATTGCTGAGTATGCTGGACAAGCTCTTGGCGTTGTG ATTGCAGAAACACAGAGGTACGCTGACATGGCAGCCAAGCAGGTTATTATTGAATATGACACAAAAGGTTTGAGTCCACCGATCTTAACTGTGGAACAAGCAGTGGAAAACAGTAGCTATTTCAGTGTTCCCCCAGAATATTATCCTAAAGAAGTTGGTGATGTGATGAGGGGCATGGCAGAAGCTGATCACAAGATCCCATCAACAGAA GTAAAATTTGCCTCTGAGTACTACTTCTACATGGAAACACAGACAGCACTAGCAATTCCGGATGAGGATAACACCTTGGTAGTCTACAGTTCGTCACAGTGCCCTGAGCTTGCGCAAACTGTCATAGCAAGGTGCCTGGGCATTCCATTCAGTAATGTGCGTGTCATTACAAGAAGAGTTGGAGGAGGCTTTGGAGGAAAGGCATTCAGATCATTCCAA GTTGCAACGGCAGCGGCACTTTGTGCATACAAGCTACGACGTCCTGTACGGATGTACCTTAATCGCAACACCGATATGGTTATGATTGGTGGTCGGCACCCTGTGAAAGCTCGCTATTCTGTTGGATTTAAATCTGATGGGAAAATTACGGCATTGCATCTAGATTTATTAATTAATGCTGGGATATCTGAAGATGCAAGCCCCAGTATACCACGCGTTATTATATCTAGTGTCAAGAAATACAACTGGGGTGCTCTGTCATTTGACTTCAAGCTATGCAAGACAAATAATTCATCTAAATCTATAATGCGTGCTCCAGGAGATACACAAGGTTCTCTGATTGCTGATGCTATAATTGAACATGTCGCGTCTGTGCTTTCACTTGATGCTAACAGTGTGAGGGAAAAGAATTTTCACACCTATGATACTCTTCAGTTGTTCTACCCAGACAGTGCAGGCGAAGCTTCTACATACACATTACATTCTATTTTTGATAGGTTGGTCTCCACTTCAAGCTACCTCGATCGAGCTGAATCCATAAAGATGTTTAACAGTAGCAACAAGTGGCGGAAACGGGGCATCTCTTGTGTGCCCCTCATTTTTAGAGCTGAACCAAGGGCAGCTCCAGGACGGGTTTCTGTGCTCAATGATGGCTCCATAGTGGTGGAGATTGGAGGAATTGAAATTGGCCAAGGACTGTGGACAAAAGTACAGCAGACGACGGCTTTCGCTCTGGGAAAATTATGGCCAGATGGGGTTGAAGGTTTTCTTGAGAGAGTGCGTGTCCTACAGGCTGACACCTTGAACTTAATACAAGGCGGACTTACTGCTGGTAGCACTTCATCTGAATCTAGCTGTGCAGCAACCCTTCAGGTGTGCAATATGCTGGTTGACAGGTTGAAGCCAGTCCTGGATAGGCTGCAGCAGCAATCCGAAGATGTCTCATGGGATACTTTGATTTCTCAG GCCTCGAAAGAAAATGTTAATTTATCTGCGAGTGCATACTGGGTACCTGGCCAAGATTCTAATAAGTACCTGAACTATGGAGCTGGTATAAGTGAG GTGGAGATTGATCTTCTTACAGGAGCAATTACTTTACTAAGGGGCGATCTTGTGTATGACTGTGGGAAGAGCTTGAACCCTGCAGTGGACTTAGGCCAG ATTGAAGGTTCCTTTATACAGGGAATCGGCTTCTTCATATATGAAGAATATGTTACGAACAGTGACGGCTTGATGATTAGCAACAGCACATGGGACTACAAGATCCCAAGCGTCGACATAATCCCAAAGCAGTTTAATGCCGAGGTTCTGAACACTGGATATCATAAGAACCGTGTGCTTTCTTCAAAAG CTTCTGGTGAACCTGCCTTGATTGCTGCCTCATCGGTTCATTGTGCACTGAGGGAAGCTATCAGAGCAGCGAGAAGGGAGTTTGCAAACAGCACTGGATCCGGAAGCTCACCTCTGGAATTCCAGATGGATGTCCCTGCGCCAATGACACTGGTGAAAGAACTATGTGGTTTCGATATTGTGGATAAATACTTGGAAAGTCTATCTAATTATGAGCGTGCAGCTGGGGCATAA
- the LOC101758308 gene encoding putative aldehyde oxidase-like protein isoform X2: MCLLEVAAVERVVFALNGRRYEVAGADPSMTLLEFIRTRTPFKGTKLGCGEGGCGACVVLIAKYNPTTDEVTEFTASSCLTLLYSINFCSVLTTEGLGNTQDGFHAVQKRMSGFHASQCGFCTPGMCMSIFTSLINADKSKRPEPPKGFSKLKVSEAEKAFSGNLCRCTGYRPIVDACKSFASDVDLEDLGLNIFWKRSDKNPDASELPSYTLGGGVCTFPDFLKSEIKSSLDHLNVACIPASREGWYHPRSIKEYYELIDSCLCSDSVKMVVGNTSTGVPGYKDQDLYNKYIDIGGIPELSNIVKRESGFEIGAATTISRTIEILMQECESISSPNGSVVFRKLADHMSKVATPFVRNTASIGGNIILAQKYPFPSDIATILLGAGTTVCLQDVAGQRQITLEEFLEQPPLDSTTLLLSIFIPHWVSDYQAETSLLFETYRAAPRPLGNAVSYVNCAFLGLSSVDERSDTLVFSNLRLAFGAYGTEHAIRAKKVEKFLTGKSLTASVVLRAVQLLRETIVPMEGTSHPEYRVSAAVGFLFSFLSPLAKGIPEPGKALTSGSSDSADTDDVRNLPLSSRREKISNNDSKPVGEPIKKYAVELQASGEAVYVDDIPAPKNCLYGEFIYSTQPLAYVKSIKFKSSLASEKIIDVVSAKDIPSGGENIGSSFIWGDEPLFGDPIAEYAGQALGVVIAETQRYADMAAKQVIIEYDTKGLSPPILTVEQAVENSSYFSVPPEYYPKEVGDVMRGMAEADHKIPSTEVKFASEYYFYMETQTALAIPDEDNTLVVYSSSQCPELAQTVIARCLGIPFSNVRVITRRVGGGFGGKAFRSFQVATAAALCAYKLRRPVRMYLNRNTDMVMIGGRHPVKARYSVGFKSDGKITALHLDLLINAGISEDASPSIPRVIISSVKKYNWGALSFDFKLCKTNNSSKSIMRAPGDTQGSLIADAIIEHVASVLSLDANSVREKNFHTYDTLQLFYPDSAGEASTYTLHSIFDRLVSTSSYLDRAESIKMFNSSNKWRKRGISCVPLIFRAEPRAAPGRVSVLNDGSIVVEIGGIEIGQGLWTKVQQTTAFALGKLWPDGVEGFLERVRVLQADTLNLIQGGLTAGSTSSESSCAATLQVCNMLVDRLKPVLDRLQQQSEDVSWDTLISQASKENVNLSASAYWVPGQDSNKYLNYGAGISEVEIDLLTGAITLLRGDLVYDCGKSLNPAVDLGQIEGSFIQGIGFFIYEEYVTNSDGLMISNSTWDYKIPSVDIIPKQFNAEVLNTGYHKNRVLSSKASGEPALIAASSVHCALREAIRAARREFANSTGSGSSPLEFQMDVPAPMTLVKELCGFDIVDKYLESLSNYERAAGA, encoded by the exons ATGTGCTtgctggaggtggcggcggtggagagggtGGTGTTCGCGCTGAACGGGCGGCGGTACGAGGTGGCCGGAGCCGATCCGTCGATGACGCTGCTGGAGTTCATCCGCACGCGGACGCCGTTCAAGGGCACCAAGCTTGGCTGCGGCGAAG GCGGTTGTGGGGCTTGTGTTGTCCTTATAGCGAAGTATAACCCCACGACAGATGAAGTGACTGAATTCACCGCAAGTTCATGTCTGACACTTCTTTACAGTATAAATTTCTGTTCAGTTCTTACTACTGAGGGTCTGGGGAATACCCAAGATGGCTTTCATGCTGTTCAGAAGAGGATGTCCGGGTTTCATGCCTCTCAGTGTGGCTTCTGCACTCCTGGAATGTGCATGTCTATTTTCACCTCCCTTATCAATGCTGACAAATCCAAGAGGCCTGAACCACCAAAAGGGTTCTCAAAGCTAAAAGTATCAGAAGCAGAAAAGGCTTTCTCAGGCAACCTGTGTAGATGCACTGGTTACCGTCCAATTGTTGATGCCTGCAAAAGTTTTGCATCAGATGTTGACTTGGAGGATTTGGGTCTTAATATATTCTGGAAGAGAAGCGATAAGAATCCAGATGCTAGTGAATTGCCAAGTTACACTCTTGGTGGCGGAGTCTGCACTTTCCCAGATTTCCTAAAATCTGAGATAAAATCTTCCCTTGATCATTTGAATGTTGCTTGTATTCCCGCATCCAGGGAGGGCTGGTATCATCCGAGAAGTATCAAAGAGTACTATGAGCTAATAGATTCTTGTCTATGTAGTGACTCTGTCAAAATGGTTGTTGGGAATACTAGTACCGGTGTACCAGGATACAAGGATCAAGACCTCTACAATAAGTATATTGATATAGGTGGCATTCCAGAACTTTCAAATATTGTGAAAAGAGAGTCGGGCTTTGAAATTGGAGCAGCTACAACAATTTCTAGGACCATTGAGATACTGATGCAAGAATGTGAATCTATATCCTCTCCAAATGGCAGTGTGGTTTTCAGAAAACTTGCTGACCACATGAGTAAAGTTGCCACACCATTTGTCCGTAACACAGCTAGTATTGGAGGAAACATAATCTTGGCACAAAAATACCCATTTCCTTCAGACATTGCAACCATACTTCTCGGTGCTGGCACAACTGTTTGTCTTCAGGATGTTGCAGGACAAAGGCAAATTACTTTGGAAGAGTTCCTAGAGCAGCCTCCTTTGGATTCTACTACTTTACTACTGAGCATATTTATTCCTCATTGGGTTTCAGATTATCAGGCAGAAACAAGTTTGTTATTTGAAACTTACCGAGCAGCACCTCGTCCTCTTGGCAATGCTGTTTCATATGTAAATTGTGCTTTCTTAGGGCTTTCTTCTGTGGATGAACGATCAGACACTCTTGTATTTAGTAATCTGCGCTTGGCTTTTGGTGCATATGGAACAGAACATGCTATTAGAGCAAAGAAGGTGGAGAAATTCCTAACTGGTAAATCACTCACTGCATCGGTTGTGCTTAGAGCAGTTCAGTTACTCAGAGAAACAATTGTACCAATGGAGGGAACATCACATCCTGAATATAGAGTCAGTGCAGCTGTTGGATTTCTCTTCAGTTTCCTATCTCCGCTTGCCAAAGGTATCCCAGAGCCTGGAAAAGCCTTGACCAGTGGTTCATCCGATTCAGCAGATACAGATGATGTACGCAACCTGCCATTGTCATCACGTCGAGAAAAAATTTCCAACAACGATTCTAAACCAGTTGGTGAGCCGATTAAGAAGTATGCTGTTGAACTTCAAGCTTCTG GCGAGGCAgtttatgtggatgacattcCCGCTCCAAAGAATTGCCTCTATGGGGAATTTATTTACAGCACACAACCTCTTGCTTATGTCAAGAGTATTAAATTCAAATCGTCTTTAGCATCAGAGAAGATAATTGATGTTGTTTCTGCGAAGGATATTCCAAGTGGAGGAGAAAATATTGGATCAAGCTTCATATGGGGGGATGAGCCATTGTTTGGCGATCCAATTGCTGAGTATGCTGGACAAGCTCTTGGCGTTGTG ATTGCAGAAACACAGAGGTACGCTGACATGGCAGCCAAGCAGGTTATTATTGAATATGACACAAAAGGTTTGAGTCCACCGATCTTAACTGTGGAACAAGCAGTGGAAAACAGTAGCTATTTCAGTGTTCCCCCAGAATATTATCCTAAAGAAGTTGGTGATGTGATGAGGGGCATGGCAGAAGCTGATCACAAGATCCCATCAACAGAA GTAAAATTTGCCTCTGAGTACTACTTCTACATGGAAACACAGACAGCACTAGCAATTCCGGATGAGGATAACACCTTGGTAGTCTACAGTTCGTCACAGTGCCCTGAGCTTGCGCAAACTGTCATAGCAAGGTGCCTGGGCATTCCATTCAGTAATGTGCGTGTCATTACAAGAAGAGTTGGAGGAGGCTTTGGAGGAAAGGCATTCAGATCATTCCAA GTTGCAACGGCAGCGGCACTTTGTGCATACAAGCTACGACGTCCTGTACGGATGTACCTTAATCGCAACACCGATATGGTTATGATTGGTGGTCGGCACCCTGTGAAAGCTCGCTATTCTGTTGGATTTAAATCTGATGGGAAAATTACGGCATTGCATCTAGATTTATTAATTAATGCTGGGATATCTGAAGATGCAAGCCCCAGTATACCACGCGTTATTATATCTAGTGTCAAGAAATACAACTGGGGTGCTCTGTCATTTGACTTCAAGCTATGCAAGACAAATAATTCATCTAAATCTATAATGCGTGCTCCAGGAGATACACAAGGTTCTCTGATTGCTGATGCTATAATTGAACATGTCGCGTCTGTGCTTTCACTTGATGCTAACAGTGTGAGGGAAAAGAATTTTCACACCTATGATACTCTTCAGTTGTTCTACCCAGACAGTGCAGGCGAAGCTTCTACATACACATTACATTCTATTTTTGATAGGTTGGTCTCCACTTCAAGCTACCTCGATCGAGCTGAATCCATAAAGATGTTTAACAGTAGCAACAAGTGGCGGAAACGGGGCATCTCTTGTGTGCCCCTCATTTTTAGAGCTGAACCAAGGGCAGCTCCAGGACGGGTTTCTGTGCTCAATGATGGCTCCATAGTGGTGGAGATTGGAGGAATTGAAATTGGCCAAGGACTGTGGACAAAAGTACAGCAGACGACGGCTTTCGCTCTGGGAAAATTATGGCCAGATGGGGTTGAAGGTTTTCTTGAGAGAGTGCGTGTCCTACAGGCTGACACCTTGAACTTAATACAAGGCGGACTTACTGCTGGTAGCACTTCATCTGAATCTAGCTGTGCAGCAACCCTTCAGGTGTGCAATATGCTGGTTGACAGGTTGAAGCCAGTCCTGGATAGGCTGCAGCAGCAATCCGAAGATGTCTCATGGGATACTTTGATTTCTCAG GCCTCGAAAGAAAATGTTAATTTATCTGCGAGTGCATACTGGGTACCTGGCCAAGATTCTAATAAGTACCTGAACTATGGAGCTGGTATAAGTGAG GTGGAGATTGATCTTCTTACAGGAGCAATTACTTTACTAAGGGGCGATCTTGTGTATGACTGTGGGAAGAGCTTGAACCCTGCAGTGGACTTAGGCCAG ATTGAAGGTTCCTTTATACAGGGAATCGGCTTCTTCATATATGAAGAATATGTTACGAACAGTGACGGCTTGATGATTAGCAACAGCACATGGGACTACAAGATCCCAAGCGTCGACATAATCCCAAAGCAGTTTAATGCCGAGGTTCTGAACACTGGATATCATAAGAACCGTGTGCTTTCTTCAAAAG CTTCTGGTGAACCTGCCTTGATTGCTGCCTCATCGGTTCATTGTGCACTGAGGGAAGCTATCAGAGCAGCGAGAAGGGAGTTTGCAAACAGCACTGGATCCGGAAGCTCACCTCTGGAATTCCAGATGGATGTCCCTGCGCCAATGACACTGGTGAAAGAACTATGTGGTTTCGATATTGTGGATAAATACTTGGAAAGTCTATCTAATTATGAGCGTGCAGCTGGGGCATAA